The Candidatus Polarisedimenticolaceae bacterium genome contains the following window.
TTGTCCGTCGTGAACAGGCTGTCGAAGTCGCGGTCGGACAGGCCGTGCGGATGCTCGGACTCCGGCTGGAGCCGGAAGAGGTCGATCACGTTGACGAAGCGGATCTTCAGCTTCGGGAAGAACCCGCGGAGCAGCCACGTCGCGGCGAGCGCCTCCTGGGTCGGGATGTCGCCGCAGCCGACCATCACGACGTCGGGCTCGGACCCTTCGTCGTTCGAGGCCCAGTCCCAGATCCCGATCCCCTTGGTGCAGTGCTTGATCGCGGCGTCCATGCCGAGGAACTGCAGGTGTTTCTGCTTGTCCGACACGATCACGTTGACGAAGTTCGTCGAGCGAAGGCAGTGGTCGGCGACCGACAGGAGCGTGTTGGCGTCGGGCGGGAGGTAGATCCGCGTCACCTCGGGGCTCTTGTTGCACACGACGTCGAGGAACCCCGGGTCCTGGTGGGTGAAGCCGTTGTGGTCCTGGCGCCAGACGGTCGAGGTGATCAGCAGGTTCAGCGACGAGATCGGCGCCCGCCACGGGATGTCGTTGGCGATGTCGAGCCACTTGGCGTGCTGGTTGAACATCGAATCCACGACGTGGACGAAGGCCTCGTAGGTCGAGAAGAAGCCGTGCCGGCCCGACAGGAGGTACCCCTCGAGCCATCCCTGCACCGTGTGCTCGCTGAGCATCTCGAGGACGCGGCCGTCGCGGGCGAGCTCGCCGCCGTCCGCGTCCCCGGGAAGGTAGTCGGCGAGCCACAGCTTCTTGGTGACCTCGTAGATCGCGTCGAGCTTGTTCGAGGTGTTCTCGTCGGGGCCGAACACGCGGAAGTTCGTCGGGTTGGCCTTCATGACGTCCCGCAGGAACTTGCCGAGCGGGCGCGTGTTCTCCACCTCGATCGCGCCGGGCTTGTCCACCTTCACGGCGTAGTCGCGGAAGTCCGGCATCCGGAGCGCGCGCCGGATCAGCCCGCCGTTGGCGTGGGGATTCGCGCTCATCCGGCGGTTCCCCTTGGGCGCCAGGGAGCGCAGGTCCTCGCGCAGCCGCCCCGAGGCGTCGAACAGCTTTGCGGGGCCGTAGCCCTTCATCCACGCCGCGAGGGCCTTGAGCTGCTTCGCGTCGGTCTTGACCCCGGGCATCGGCACCTGGTGCGCGCGCCACGATCCCTCGACCTTGTGCCCCGCGAGCTCGCGCGGTCCCGTCCATCCCTTCGGCGTCCTGAGGACGATCATCGGCCAGCGCGGTCGTCCCACCTTCCCGCCTGCGCGAGCCGCCTGCTGGAACTCCCGGATGTCGGCGAGGCAGGTGTCGAGGGTCTTCGCCATCACCCGGTGCAGGACCGCCGGATCGTCCCCTTCGACGAAGTGCGGCGTCCAGCCGTACCCCTCGAAGAGGCTCTTCAACTCCTCGTGCGAGATGCGCGCGAGCAGGGTGGGGTTGTTGATCTTGTACCCGTTGAGGTTGAGGATCGGAAGCACCGCGCCGTCCCGCGCGGCGTTCAGGAACTTGTTCGAATGCCAGGAGGTCGCGAGCGGCCCGGTCTCGGCCTCGCCGTCCCCGACCACGACCGCGACCAGCAGGTTCGGGTTGTCGAAAGCGGCGCCGAAGGCGTGGGAGATGCTGTAGCCGAGCTCGCCCCCCTCGTGGATCGATCCGGGCGTCTCCGGGGTGCAGTGGCTTCCGATCCCGCCGGGAAAGGAGAACTGCTTGAAGAACCGCCGCATCCCCTCCTCGTCCTCGCCCTTGTCCGGGTAGACCTCCGAGTAGGTCCCCTCGAGGTAGACGGGCGCGAGAACGCCGGGAGCACCGTGCCCGGGTCCGGCGAGGAAGATCGCCTCGACGTCCTTCTCGACGATCAGGCGATTGAGGTGCACGTAGCAGAACGCGAGACCGGGGCTCGAGCCCCAGTGGCCGAGCAGCCGGTTCTTGATGTGCTCCGGCTTCAGCGGCTCGCGGAGCAGCGGGTTGTCCTGGAGGTAGATCATCCCCGCCGCGAGGTAATTGCACGCCTTCCAGTAATCGTCGATGAGAGCGAGTCGGTCGGGGCTGAGCGCGTCCTTCTTGGCCATGGGTCGTCCTTTCGTCGAGGCGTCCTATCTCGCGACGGCCTCGATCTCCACGAGCAGTTCCTTCCGGCAGATATCGGCCCGGAACCACGCGTTCGGCACGCCGCCGAACCCGGCGCGCGCGATTGCGGCGCGGATCGCGTCGACGTCGTCGGCGTTCCGGACGTAGGTGCGCAGGCTCGCGACCCTCGCTCCGGTGCCCGATGCCTCGAGCACGCTCGCGACGTTCGTCATGGTCTCCTCGGTCTGGGCCGAGGGATCGCCGGGATGCACGCTCTCGTGCCCCACGACGCTCGCCGTTCCGGACACGAACACGACGTCGCGCCAGACGGTCGCGCGCACGAACGACGGGCTGCACGGCCCGTAGCGGTCGGGGTAACGCCACGCGGCGACCTGTCGCGGGTTCTCGACCGCGCGCCCGGGCTCGCG
Protein-coding sequences here:
- a CDS encoding Rid family hydrolase, which produces MRNVDLRVPCLSLGGDAEEDDWSLPGTSIVLAVEVDRAADAALEAAALDTYLGILAEVERAGYPHLVRAWNFVPGINGSTGGFERYALFCRARAQAFETRFGREFESRLCAASAVGADGDALVVHVVASREPGRAVENPRQVAAWRYPDRYGPCSPSFVRATVWRDVVFVSGTASVVGHESVHPGDPSAQTEETMTNVASVLEASGTGARVASLRTYVRNADDVDAIRAAIARAGFGGVPNAWFRADICRKELLVEIEAVAR